A portion of the Sulfurospirillum diekertiae genome contains these proteins:
- a CDS encoding DUF523 domain-containing protein, translating to MNRERKILISACLMGENVKYDGGNNALHVKMLEAWKEQGVLVPLCPEVLGGLSVPRPPCEVLEGTNTVVCKSGEDVSEAFAKGARESLKIAQEEGVCMAILKARSPSCGKDVIYDGTFTSTRVNDSGITCKLLRENGIAVFSEEELALAEAFWRQKG from the coding sequence TTGAATAGAGAACGAAAAATCCTCATCAGTGCGTGTTTGATGGGTGAAAATGTCAAATATGATGGTGGCAATAATGCTTTACATGTAAAGATGCTCGAAGCGTGGAAAGAGCAGGGTGTTTTGGTTCCGTTGTGCCCTGAAGTGCTTGGAGGGCTCAGTGTTCCTAGACCTCCGTGTGAAGTGCTCGAAGGAACAAATACAGTTGTGTGCAAGAGCGGTGAAGATGTTAGTGAGGCATTTGCTAAAGGAGCACGTGAGAGTTTGAAAATAGCTCAAGAAGAGGGCGTGTGCATGGCGATTTTAAAAGCCAGAAGCCCCTCATGCGGCAAAGACGTTATCTACGATGGCACCTTTACAAGCACACGCGTAAATGATTCTGGCATTACATGTAAACTGTTGCGAGAAAATGGCATTGCAGTATTTAGTGAAGAAGAATTGGCTTTAGCCGAAGCGTTTTGGAGGCAAAAAGGGTAA
- a CDS encoding peptide-binding protein encodes MKTLLLILFFFTCNVLASTLHLSISANPSRLNPIVSTDKTSADVAQWIFNGLIKYDKDANIIPDLAQSYHFVDDTTLIFELKKRRYMERWSPFTAKDVLFTYETIISPKIFTPYSSGFMHILHVKMLDEFTVEVKYKYPYFKALEVWMMEILPEHLLKNEADLMTSKFNQAPIGTGPYTLAQFNISKDIVLAANSNYFVHKPTLDTMIFHYLPDPSSEFLMLKSQKLDVGSLSPLQLERQIDKDFKAHYSIYEDIAHNFSYMGFNLKSEKFKDPRVREALSLAIDRQELVDILYFSHGKVCTGPFLPGTGAFNEAVHAPKPDIAKAKALLKEAGYDEAHPFEFELSTSANGSGSYSAQILQHQLKKAGVVMKLRIMEWQAFLNTVITPRHFEAVLMGWSLGLKPDAYSIWHSESMRKGGFNFIGYENTEVDQLIKQAEQIVDQEKFDAIYREIFAKIVADNPYLFLVIPNSITVVNKEITPVSTSIIGVMHNTIDWIKP; translated from the coding sequence ATGAAAACACTTTTACTCATTCTTTTTTTCTTTACATGTAATGTCTTAGCCAGTACGCTACATCTTTCTATTTCAGCAAATCCGAGTCGTCTGAATCCTATTGTCTCAACCGATAAAACCAGCGCTGATGTTGCACAGTGGATTTTTAATGGACTCATCAAATACGATAAAGATGCGAATATTATTCCAGACCTTGCACAAAGTTACCATTTTGTGGACGATACAACACTCATTTTTGAACTTAAAAAAAGACGTTACATGGAGCGATGGAGTCCCTTTACGGCTAAAGATGTGCTATTTACTTACGAGACGATTATCTCTCCTAAAATCTTTACACCATACTCTTCAGGCTTTATGCACATTTTACATGTAAAGATGCTGGATGAGTTTACGGTAGAAGTAAAATACAAATATCCTTATTTTAAAGCATTAGAAGTCTGGATGATGGAGATATTGCCAGAGCATTTGCTTAAAAATGAAGCGGATTTAATGACCAGCAAATTCAATCAAGCGCCCATTGGTACAGGCCCTTATACTTTGGCGCAGTTTAACATCTCTAAAGATATTGTGTTAGCGGCTAATTCAAACTATTTTGTTCATAAGCCCACTCTCGACACAATGATTTTTCACTATTTACCTGATCCTTCTTCTGAGTTTTTAATGCTTAAGTCCCAAAAACTGGACGTTGGTTCACTCTCTCCTTTACAGCTAGAACGCCAAATTGATAAAGATTTTAAAGCCCACTACAGTATTTATGAAGATATTGCTCATAATTTTTCCTATATGGGGTTTAATTTAAAATCTGAGAAATTTAAAGACCCCAGAGTACGTGAAGCGCTTTCGTTAGCCATTGATCGTCAAGAGCTCGTCGATATTCTCTATTTTAGCCATGGAAAAGTGTGTACAGGACCTTTTTTACCAGGAACGGGAGCTTTTAATGAAGCAGTCCATGCACCAAAACCTGATATTGCAAAAGCAAAAGCACTTCTCAAGGAGGCAGGGTATGATGAGGCGCATCCCTTTGAGTTTGAACTGAGCACGAGTGCCAATGGTAGTGGTAGTTACTCTGCACAAATTCTTCAGCATCAACTCAAAAAAGCAGGTGTGGTAATGAAACTTCGTATTATGGAGTGGCAAGCGTTTTTAAATACGGTCATCACACCGCGTCATTTTGAAGCCGTTTTGATGGGGTGGTCATTAGGGCTAAAACCCGACGCCTACAGCATTTGGCACAGTGAATCTATGCGCAAAGGCGGATTCAATTTTATAGGCTATGAAAATACCGAGGTCGATCAGCTTATTAAACAAGCGGAACAGATCGTTGATCAAGAAAAATTCGATGCCATTTATCGAGAAATTTTTGCTAAAATTGTTGCAGATAATCCTTACCTTTTTTTAGTGATTCCCAATTCTATTACAGTGGTGAATAAAGAGATCACACCTGTCTCAACCTCTATAATTGGGGTTATGCACAATACCATTGATTGGATTAAACCGTAA
- a CDS encoding chloride channel protein, producing the protein MNKHVVEQTVIFFSVSKWLFLSSAVGIMIGGLMSVFIKILTTAEQTRSLLPFPFYFTLPFALMLTTWIVRTFDQNATGHGTEKVIEAVHKRDGYINAKVIPVKLVATVLTIFSGGSVGKEGPGAQIGAGAASFVATLLKFSKSDRKKLVICGISAGFASVFGTPIAGAIFGIEVLIIGVIMYDVLLPSFIAGFAAFTTAQFLGVTYQYYDINMYRAFSLDLGLIGQVVVAGVFFGIVSDLFITAVNKIETAIKRVPYNRYLKAFVAGLVMVVISYFLSESYLGLGLATIRDALSPNALISNNVHWYDFILKTIFTAMTLGSGGSGGIITPVFYVGATSGVVFGHITGGHIALFAALGFVSVLAGTTNSPIASIIMAVELFGVHMANYAALSVVIAFLITGHRSVFQSQKLALKKADNITIGKGNDLEDTSISIDMRDIDKVKRLRNRLRYKRLRWQVKNAKDDFE; encoded by the coding sequence ATGAATAAACATGTTGTTGAACAGACGGTGATTTTCTTTAGCGTTTCCAAATGGCTCTTCCTCTCCTCAGCCGTTGGTATTATGATAGGCGGACTGATGTCCGTCTTTATTAAAATTCTCACAACTGCTGAGCAGACGAGAAGCCTTCTTCCTTTTCCCTTTTATTTCACCCTTCCATTTGCTTTGATGCTGACGACATGGATCGTACGAACGTTTGACCAAAATGCCACAGGACATGGGACGGAAAAAGTTATTGAAGCGGTGCATAAACGCGACGGTTACATCAATGCTAAAGTCATTCCTGTCAAACTCGTTGCCACAGTACTAACAATCTTTTCAGGTGGCTCTGTGGGTAAAGAAGGTCCTGGTGCACAAATTGGTGCAGGAGCGGCATCCTTTGTGGCAACATTACTCAAATTTTCAAAGTCTGATCGTAAAAAACTGGTCATCTGCGGTATTAGCGCAGGCTTTGCTTCGGTGTTTGGAACACCGATTGCGGGTGCTATTTTTGGAATTGAAGTGCTTATTATTGGTGTGATTATGTACGATGTTCTGCTACCTTCGTTTATTGCAGGATTTGCCGCGTTTACCACCGCGCAATTTTTGGGTGTGACGTATCAATATTATGACATCAATATGTATCGTGCATTTAGCCTTGATCTGGGACTGATTGGACAAGTCGTTGTCGCTGGTGTCTTTTTTGGAATTGTCTCAGACCTTTTTATTACCGCAGTCAATAAAATAGAAACAGCGATTAAAAGGGTTCCTTACAATCGCTATTTAAAAGCGTTTGTCGCGGGTTTAGTCATGGTCGTGATCTCTTATTTTCTCTCTGAGAGTTACCTTGGGCTTGGGCTTGCAACGATTCGTGATGCACTCAGCCCTAATGCGTTAATTTCAAATAATGTACATTGGTACGATTTTATTTTAAAAACCATTTTTACGGCGATGACATTAGGCTCAGGGGGAAGTGGGGGTATTATTACGCCTGTTTTTTACGTGGGTGCGACCAGTGGTGTTGTCTTTGGACATATTACAGGGGGACATATAGCTCTTTTTGCTGCACTTGGGTTTGTCAGTGTTTTGGCAGGTACAACGAACTCGCCCATAGCGTCCATTATTATGGCGGTGGAGCTTTTTGGTGTACATATGGCAAACTATGCGGCACTCAGTGTCGTCATTGCTTTTTTGATTACAGGGCATCGTAGCGTCTTTCAGTCACAAAAACTTGCTCTTAAAAAGGCGGATAATATCACGATTGGAAAGGGTAATGATCTTGAAGATACCTCCATTAGCATTGACATGCGAGATATTGATAAAGTCAAACGCCTTCGAAATCGCCTGCGTTATAAACGGTTGCGCTGGCAAGTTAAAAATGCAAAGGATGATTTTGAATAG
- a CDS encoding MmcQ/YjbR family DNA-binding protein produces the protein MKTVVGANKMTFEILNNYCLSHIGAIKEYPFDNTTAVYKVGDKIFALIDEASNTPRINLKCDPYYARELREMYENVIAGYHMNKRHWNTVICEDEIDETLIFEWIDDSYDLVFNSLPKKLQIFIRNS, from the coding sequence ATGAAAACAGTTGTAGGTGCAAATAAAATGACGTTTGAAATCCTCAATAACTACTGCCTCAGCCACATAGGTGCAATCAAAGAGTACCCCTTCGATAACACAACTGCCGTTTATAAAGTCGGCGATAAGATTTTTGCATTAATTGATGAAGCGAGCAATACTCCACGCATCAATCTCAAATGTGACCCATACTATGCAAGAGAACTCAGGGAAATGTACGAAAACGTCATTGCAGGCTATCATATGAACAAAAGACATTGGAATACAGTCATTTGTGAAGACGAAATAGACGAGACTTTAATTTTTGAGTGGATCGACGACTCATATGACCTTGTCTTTAATTCATTGCCTAAAAAATTACAAATTTTTATCCGCAATTCTTAA
- a CDS encoding class I SAM-dependent methyltransferase, with amino-acid sequence MQSVLDAQQNHWETMFGKNSEMFGLEASYPAYYATALFHEKGVSSLLELGAGQGRDTLFFAHNGLHVSALDYTQKGLDAIANRAKNLNLSLSLCQHDVRKPLPFEDASFDACFSHMLYCMPLSTADLEFLNGEICRILKPGGYNIYTVRHMEDSHYKQGIHRGEEMYEMGGFIVHFFSSEKVQSLTKGFELIHVEKFEEGGLPRKLFCVTLKKM; translated from the coding sequence ATGCAATCAGTATTAGATGCCCAGCAAAATCACTGGGAAACGATGTTTGGTAAAAATAGTGAAATGTTTGGCTTAGAAGCTAGTTATCCTGCATATTACGCAACGGCTTTGTTTCACGAAAAAGGTGTTTCCTCACTTCTTGAGTTGGGCGCTGGGCAAGGGCGCGACACGCTTTTTTTCGCGCATAATGGTTTACATGTAAGCGCGCTTGATTACACACAAAAAGGGCTAGATGCCATTGCAAACAGGGCTAAAAATCTGAACCTTTCTCTCTCGTTGTGCCAACACGATGTACGAAAACCCCTTCCGTTTGAAGATGCGAGCTTTGATGCCTGCTTTTCGCATATGCTCTACTGTATGCCTTTATCAACGGCCGATTTGGAGTTTCTCAATGGCGAGATCTGTCGCATTTTGAAACCGGGCGGCTATAACATCTACACGGTGCGCCATATGGAGGATTCTCACTACAAACAAGGCATTCACCGAGGCGAAGAGATGTATGAAATGGGTGGTTTTATCGTTCATTTTTTCTCTTCCGAAAAAGTACAATCCCTCACCAAAGGCTTTGAATTGATTCACGTGGAAAAATTTGAAGAGGGCGGATTGCCTCGCAAGCTTTTTTGCGTGACATTGAAAAAGATGTGA
- the purT gene encoding formate-dependent phosphoribosylglycinamide formyltransferase, with the protein MHFTTPLKSNSTKIMLIGSGELGKEVVIEASRLGIETVAVDSYPQAPAHLVANRSYVINMKNKEELLEVIRREKPTFILPEVEALSIEALIEAEKEGFCVIPNADAVKKTMNRKNIREFAAETLGLKTSGYVFVKTLEALQEATQKLGIPCVVKPVMSSSGHGQSVIKSEADIQKAWEIAKEARGDASELIVEAFVPFDYEITLLTVRNGKETVFCEPIGHIQENGDYVLSWQPVPMKPEVLAKAQVMAKAVTDGLGGRGLFGVEFFVKDDEVYFSELSPRPHDTGMVTMITQSQSEFALHVRAVLGLPLDFTFYGSGASGAFKSSNEEHVPTLTIPETAFSKNSYVRIFGKPVSHVGRRMAVALVLDEVEAAKKRAKEIIASIVG; encoded by the coding sequence ATGCACTTTACAACTCCCCTTAAAAGCAATAGCACGAAAATTATGTTGATCGGAAGCGGTGAACTGGGCAAAGAGGTCGTTATCGAAGCCTCTCGCTTGGGCATTGAAACCGTTGCGGTGGATTCGTACCCACAAGCACCTGCGCACTTGGTCGCCAATCGAAGTTATGTCATCAATATGAAAAACAAAGAGGAACTTTTAGAGGTTATTCGTCGTGAAAAGCCAACGTTCATCTTGCCCGAAGTCGAAGCTTTGAGCATCGAAGCGCTGATAGAGGCAGAGAAAGAGGGCTTTTGCGTCATTCCTAACGCGGATGCGGTCAAAAAGACGATGAACCGCAAAAACATTCGTGAGTTTGCCGCAGAAACATTAGGACTTAAAACCAGCGGTTATGTCTTTGTAAAAACACTTGAAGCATTGCAAGAAGCGACTCAAAAGCTTGGGATTCCTTGCGTGGTTAAACCTGTTATGAGCTCCTCAGGGCATGGACAAAGCGTCATCAAAAGTGAGGCGGACATCCAAAAAGCGTGGGAGATCGCCAAAGAGGCACGCGGTGATGCGAGTGAACTCATCGTTGAAGCGTTTGTGCCATTTGACTATGAGATCACGCTTTTAACCGTTCGTAATGGCAAAGAAACCGTCTTTTGTGAACCGATCGGGCATATCCAAGAAAACGGTGACTATGTGCTTAGTTGGCAGCCTGTGCCGATGAAACCCGAAGTCTTAGCCAAAGCGCAAGTGATGGCCAAAGCAGTGACCGATGGCTTGGGTGGTCGTGGTCTTTTTGGCGTAGAATTTTTTGTCAAAGACGATGAGGTCTATTTTAGTGAACTGAGCCCCCGTCCACACGATACGGGAATGGTCACGATGATCACGCAATCTCAGAGCGAATTTGCGTTACATGTAAGAGCGGTTCTTGGCTTACCGCTTGATTTTACCTTTTACGGTTCGGGTGCGAGTGGCGCGTTTAAAAGCTCAAATGAAGAGCATGTGCCAACACTCACGATTCCTGAAACGGCTTTTTCTAAAAATTCCTATGTGCGCATTTTTGGTAAACCCGTGAGCCATGTGGGTCGTCGTATGGCTGTTGCATTGGTCTTGGATGAAGTGGAAGCAGCAAAGAAGCGCGCTAAGGAGATTATTGCGTCGATCGTTGGTTAA
- a CDS encoding OmpA family protein, which translates to MKKTLFSLAALASLAFAAPTAYNYEVTPTIGGVLPEGNLDLKSQLTYGLRFGINLDNTIINQVELGYDRSDNVDYKAGRTDSTDFNRYYANLVKEYKITPEAALYALVGLGYEDVTNAQLENRDSMFAQYGGGVKYWVTDNFALKAEVRHAIKFQGGDNNMFYSLGFTIPFGAKSAPVAAAKPEPKPAPVVVKAPVDSDNDGVYDDKDKCPNTPKGTVVDADGCPKIIRLHVQFDFDKSTVKPAFMPEIQKVADFMKQNPGYSVVLEGHTDSKGSDAYNMKLSDQRAKAVAKALESLGVSAAKVTTEAFGESKPVATNDTDAGRAENRRVDAVFKK; encoded by the coding sequence ATGAAAAAAACTTTATTTTCATTAGCGGCACTAGCATCTTTGGCATTTGCAGCACCAACTGCATACAATTACGAGGTAACACCAACCATTGGTGGTGTTTTACCAGAGGGCAATCTTGATCTTAAAAGTCAATTGACTTATGGTTTAAGATTTGGTATCAACCTTGACAATACTATTATCAATCAAGTTGAACTTGGTTACGATAGATCTGACAATGTTGATTATAAAGCGGGTAGAACAGACAGTACAGATTTTAACCGTTACTACGCTAACTTGGTTAAAGAGTATAAAATTACTCCAGAAGCTGCATTGTATGCTTTAGTCGGTCTTGGTTATGAAGATGTAACAAATGCGCAACTTGAAAACAGAGATAGCATGTTTGCACAATACGGTGGTGGTGTAAAATATTGGGTAACTGATAATTTTGCGCTTAAAGCTGAAGTTCGTCATGCTATTAAATTCCAAGGTGGCGATAACAACATGTTCTACAGCCTTGGCTTTACGATTCCTTTTGGTGCAAAATCTGCTCCAGTTGCAGCGGCTAAACCTGAGCCAAAACCAGCTCCAGTTGTAGTAAAAGCTCCAGTTGATAGTGATAATGATGGTGTATACGATGATAAAGATAAATGTCCAAATACTCCAAAAGGTACCGTTGTTGATGCAGATGGTTGTCCAAAAATCATCCGTTTACATGTACAATTTGATTTTGACAAATCAACTGTAAAACCAGCGTTTATGCCTGAGATTCAAAAAGTAGCTGATTTTATGAAACAAAACCCAGGTTACAGTGTTGTTCTTGAAGGTCACACAGACTCTAAAGGTAGCGATGCTTACAACATGAAACTTTCTGATCAACGTGCAAAAGCAGTTGCAAAAGCACTTGAAAGTCTAGGTGTTTCAGCAGCTAAAGTGACAACAGAAGCATTTGGTGAGAGTAAACCTGTTGCTACAAACGACACAGACGCTGGACGTGCTGAAAACAGAAGAGTTGACGCCGTTTTCAAAAAATAA
- a CDS encoding transglutaminase-like domain-containing protein has translation MTETLNAYLQSSFVIDFEHPSILEKAKELRGDTQKDVDIAKNCFTFVRDHIRHTGDHRDAIITCKASDVLALQTGWCYAKSHLLAALCRANSIPTGFCYQRLSLLGNGDEPYTLHGLNAIYLKDFGWYRVDARGNKEGVNAEFSPPLEQLAFKVKASHEIDFQEILSEPLSIVITALQTYTSFEESLKHLPDCTEITRL, from the coding sequence ATGACAGAGACACTGAACGCTTACCTTCAAAGCTCCTTCGTCATTGATTTTGAACACCCTTCGATTTTAGAGAAAGCAAAAGAATTAAGAGGAGATACCCAGAAGGATGTTGACATTGCCAAAAACTGTTTTACCTTTGTGCGCGATCATATTCGTCATACGGGAGATCATAGAGATGCCATCATTACATGTAAAGCCAGTGATGTCTTAGCCTTGCAAACAGGATGGTGCTATGCCAAAAGCCACCTCTTGGCAGCTTTGTGTCGTGCCAATAGCATTCCTACAGGCTTTTGTTACCAACGACTCAGCCTTTTGGGCAATGGTGACGAACCTTATACACTACATGGACTCAATGCCATTTATCTGAAAGACTTTGGCTGGTACCGCGTGGATGCCAGAGGCAATAAAGAAGGGGTCAATGCAGAGTTTTCTCCACCGCTCGAACAACTTGCCTTTAAAGTTAAGGCGTCGCATGAAATCGACTTTCAAGAGATCCTGAGTGAGCCTTTAAGCATCGTCATCACCGCCTTGCAAACGTATACAAGCTTTGAAGAGTCTTTGAAGCATTTACCCGATTGCACAGAAATAACGCGACTTTAG
- a CDS encoding YbhB/YbcL family Raf kinase inhibitor-like protein translates to MKIIQWIVAFILSGSTLLAGGFTLYSNDLSGQLSKTEEASSFGCDGANISPELHWSNAPKGTKSFAVTVYDPDAPTGSGWWHWVVFNIPSSINALPTDFGNVNKPATIVAIQSITDYGKTGFGGACPPKGDKAHRYIFTVHALSVDTLDLDEKASPALVGFMLNANTIAKATLVSYYQR, encoded by the coding sequence ATGAAAATCATACAGTGGATTGTTGCCTTCATATTATCAGGAAGCACACTTTTAGCAGGAGGCTTTACCCTTTATAGCAATGACCTCTCTGGGCAACTTTCTAAAACAGAGGAGGCTTCAAGTTTTGGATGCGATGGCGCCAATATTTCCCCCGAACTGCATTGGAGTAATGCCCCTAAAGGTACGAAGAGTTTTGCCGTGACAGTCTATGACCCCGATGCTCCAACGGGAAGTGGCTGGTGGCATTGGGTTGTTTTTAATATTCCTTCATCCATCAATGCTTTGCCGACTGATTTTGGCAATGTAAATAAACCCGCGACTATTGTTGCCATTCAAAGCATCACTGATTATGGTAAGACAGGATTTGGTGGAGCATGTCCGCCTAAAGGCGATAAAGCGCATCGGTATATTTTTACCGTGCATGCTCTGAGTGTGGATACACTAGACCTTGATGAAAAAGCGTCACCTGCACTCGTTGGTTTTATGCTCAATGCCAATACGATCGCGAAAGCAACATTGGTTTCATACTATCAACGTTAA
- a CDS encoding DNA-3-methyladenine glycosylase I — protein MTQNISRCGWVKLSDATYVAYHDEEWGKPLHDDRALFELFCLETQSAGLSWLTILKKRDGYRNAFASFVLEKVAHMGEMDVERILSEGEVIKSRPKIEAILHNAKLFQAIAQEFGSLDTYFWNYVGGKTIVNDVSDYKTAACTSTISDTLTKDLKKRGFKFVGSTTIYAFMQACGMVNDHENSCRCK, from the coding sequence ATGACACAAAACATTTCACGTTGTGGCTGGGTAAAACTGAGTGATGCTACTTACGTGGCATACCACGATGAAGAGTGGGGAAAACCTCTGCATGATGATCGAGCCCTCTTTGAACTTTTTTGCTTAGAAACTCAATCAGCTGGGCTTAGCTGGCTTACAATTTTAAAAAAACGTGATGGCTACCGCAATGCTTTTGCTAGTTTTGTTCTTGAGAAAGTGGCTCATATGGGGGAGATGGATGTTGAACGCATTTTAAGTGAAGGCGAAGTCATCAAAAGTCGCCCTAAAATCGAAGCCATCCTTCATAATGCCAAACTTTTTCAAGCCATTGCTCAAGAATTCGGTTCACTGGATACCTACTTTTGGAATTATGTAGGTGGCAAAACAATTGTCAACGATGTGAGCGATTACAAAACTGCCGCATGCACTTCGACCATTTCCGATACTTTAACCAAAGATCTTAAAAAACGAGGCTTCAAATTTGTCGGATCCACCACGATTTATGCGTTTATGCAAGCGTGTGGTATGGTAAATGACCATGAAAACAGTTGTAGGTGCAAATAA
- a CDS encoding DMT family transporter, translating into MTSVRLFRALLCRMTVKISLERFYGTSNTFNSSHTSHLMHTSAHHRSSKLALLAACGAGMLWGTGALVVNVLVVEHGFRPENISFWRFVIGAVILTIVFGRRMVWQRLKALWLTVLLSGIAMAGYVLLWFFGIEKIGASIPTLIALCLPPVIVTIVAIVRGHEKANASLLWVLFGAIVGSVLIITSHGGSAKNVDAYNTLLGIAFSIGSAFLYAGFSMISGRLSIALGAGVSTAYLSIVAALVMGLFAFTQPLIWPSAIPPQVWFLYLGVVTAALALLAFSWGAARLKPTALTIATLLEPLTAVVLSAILLEERLSALQWLGGGLLLLSIWLLGKKNMHQP; encoded by the coding sequence ATGACAAGCGTTAGACTTTTTCGAGCACTTTTGTGTAGAATGACGGTTAAAATCAGCTTGGAGCGTTTTTATGGTACTTCTAACACGTTTAACTCCTCCCATACGAGTCATTTGATGCACACATCAGCACACCATCGCTCATCCAAACTGGCACTGTTGGCGGCATGCGGTGCAGGAATGTTGTGGGGAACAGGCGCACTTGTTGTAAATGTGCTGGTTGTGGAACACGGCTTCCGCCCTGAAAATATCTCTTTTTGGCGTTTTGTCATCGGCGCGGTGATCTTAACTATCGTGTTTGGTCGTCGTATGGTGTGGCAGAGGTTAAAGGCTCTGTGGTTAACGGTCTTGCTCAGTGGCATCGCGATGGCAGGTTATGTCTTGTTGTGGTTCTTCGGAATCGAAAAAATAGGCGCTTCCATTCCGACGTTGATTGCGCTGTGTTTGCCGCCTGTGATCGTGACCATAGTTGCGATTGTTCGGGGGCATGAAAAAGCAAATGCCTCTCTTCTTTGGGTGCTTTTTGGCGCTATTGTTGGATCGGTTTTGATCATTACGAGTCATGGCGGGAGTGCAAAAAATGTCGATGCGTATAATACGCTATTGGGCATCGCTTTTTCTATTGGTTCGGCATTTTTGTATGCGGGATTTTCTATGATTAGCGGGCGCCTCTCCATTGCATTGGGTGCGGGCGTCTCCACCGCTTATTTAAGCATCGTCGCCGCACTGGTCATGGGTTTGTTCGCGTTTACGCAGCCTTTGATTTGGCCTAGCGCTATACCGCCACAAGTATGGTTTTTGTACTTAGGCGTGGTCACTGCCGCACTTGCTTTGCTCGCCTTTAGTTGGGGTGCGGCACGGCTTAAACCCACCGCACTTACCATCGCAACGCTGCTTGAACCGCTCACTGCGGTCGTTCTCTCGGCGATATTGTTAGAGGAACGCTTAAGCGCATTGCAATGGCTAGGAGGTGGTTTGTTGCTGCTTAGTATTTGGTTGCTTGGCAAGAAAAATATGCATCAACCATGA
- a CDS encoding YciI family protein → MFIIALTYHKSLEEVDAHLSAHVAFLKEHYAKGIFLASGRKNPRNGGIILALAPSKAEIEAVIALDPFYIHDVATYEITEFTPSMTSPELAFLANR, encoded by the coding sequence ATGTTTATTATCGCTTTAACCTATCACAAATCCCTTGAAGAGGTCGATGCTCACTTAAGCGCTCACGTAGCATTTCTCAAAGAGCACTACGCGAAAGGCATCTTCTTAGCCTCAGGACGTAAAAATCCTCGCAATGGCGGTATTATCTTAGCCCTTGCACCCTCTAAAGCTGAAATTGAAGCGGTCATCGCGCTTGATCCTTTTTACATTCACGATGTTGCAACTTATGAGATCACCGAATTCACACCCTCGATGACTTCTCCTGAACTGGCTTTTTTAGCCAATCGCTAA
- a CDS encoding helix-turn-helix domain-containing protein: MHVLEYIKKNYKEHAIEANGVVIARYFVVEDHYRAEAYMEQNLLNIILEGKKMLHTKKGDVEVKAGEAFFLSRGEYVMSEVCEGGNYTCLLIFFDEKIIGNWLSPILEKIPLHVKMLKHTSEPFCKIELTPIMKSTALSLLPFIEQKPAFVDTILILKLQELLLLLLGSSEGAKLISYFQTLLPRGIDLKVFMEEHFTQDWSIAEFARRSGRSLSAFKAEFASQFQTSPMKWILQKRVERARFLIEKGSLGIGEAAFKAGFKSQSHFTRLFKAQHEHSPKNLIGKMSNLRD; this comes from the coding sequence ATCCACGTACTTGAATACATTAAAAAAAATTATAAAGAGCATGCGATCGAAGCCAATGGCGTGGTAATAGCGCGTTATTTTGTGGTAGAAGATCATTACAGAGCCGAAGCGTATATGGAGCAAAATCTTCTTAATATTATTTTGGAAGGCAAAAAAATGCTTCATACGAAAAAAGGTGATGTTGAGGTCAAAGCGGGTGAGGCATTTTTCCTCTCGAGGGGTGAATATGTGATGAGCGAAGTATGTGAAGGTGGAAACTATACCTGTTTGCTCATCTTTTTTGATGAGAAGATCATTGGGAATTGGTTATCGCCTATTTTAGAAAAAATACCTTTACATGTAAAGATGCTCAAGCATACTTCTGAGCCTTTTTGCAAGATAGAATTGACTCCAATCATGAAAAGTACAGCGCTTTCCCTTTTGCCTTTTATCGAACAAAAACCAGCATTTGTTGACACGATTTTGATCTTAAAATTGCAAGAGCTATTACTCTTACTTTTGGGCTCTTCTGAGGGAGCAAAACTTATCTCATACTTTCAAACATTACTTCCACGTGGTATTGATCTTAAGGTTTTTATGGAGGAGCATTTTACGCAAGATTGGAGTATTGCTGAGTTTGCAAGGCGCAGTGGACGAAGCTTGAGTGCATTTAAAGCAGAATTTGCCTCCCAGTTTCAGACCTCGCCTATGAAATGGATACTTCAAAAGAGAGTCGAGCGTGCACGTTTTTTAATCGAAAAAGGTAGCCTTGGTATTGGCGAAGCGGCATTTAAGGCAGGCTTTAAAAGCCAGTCTCATTTCACGCGTCTCTTTAAAGCACAACATGAGCACTCTCCAAAAAACCTTATAGGCAAAATGTCAAACCTTAGAGACTAA